A window from Cryptomeria japonica chromosome 1, Sugi_1.0, whole genome shotgun sequence encodes these proteins:
- the LOC131858127 gene encoding uncharacterized protein LOC131858127: MSTNNTQVDNSALRQQVMEAIDLILRPQTDLENIADNSLFRDTFFRAQTSLSLLIQSDTEDVELSQVELPSDREDVEKLTQIIIAAHHVNAESECSICTEPFQVGDDARQLPCHESHIFHARCLVQWLERRNTCPICRTRLLRPINGSPDSESEEFITSTTSNNG; the protein is encoded by the coding sequence ATGAGTACCAACAACACACAAGTAGATAACTCGGCTCTTCGCCAGCAAGTAATGGAGGCTATAGACCTTATATTGAGGCCACAAACAGACCTTGAGAACATTGCAGACAACTCACTATTTCGCGACACTTTTTTTAGGGCACAAACTTCATTATCCCTCCTTATCCAATCTGATACAGAGGATGTTGAGTTATCGCAAGTTGAGTTGCCATCTGATAGAGAGGATGTGGAGAAGCTAACTCAAATAATAATTGCAGCTCATCATGTTAACGCAGAATCAGAGTGTTCGATTTGCACCGAGCCTTTCCAAGTCGGGGATGATGCTCGACAGTTGCCTTGTCATGAATCCCACATATTCCATGCTCGCTGCCTTGTTCAATGGCTGGAAAGGCGTAATACTTGTCCCATCTGTAGAACTCGCTTGCTCCGTCCGATAAATGGAAGTCCAGATTCTGAGAGCGAGGAATTTATCACATCCACAACCTCTAATAATGGCTAG